TTCCTTCATAAATTAGAACGGCACAGCCAAATATTGGCTTAATCCGAACTTGGAAATAACGGATGTGACCTAATAATCAATCATGAGGTTGAAAATCCTAAAATCTCATGTTCAAAACTCAGTagagatgaaaaaaaatactaggTGATTCTTTCTTTGTCCTAGTTTTTTGTTATCCCTTTGGAAAGTGGAAACATccaattacaaaagaaaaacacacaCAAATACATATTTCTGGTAGATGAACTCTTCCgattacaaaagaaaaacacacaCAAATACAGATGAACTCTTTCCTACATATACAATGTAACATAAGATCTAAAACGCACGGGTATTCCCATCTtacataaatttatcattttagccaGAAATAAAGCTGCAAAGAGAGCTGAGAATCAACATTACAAGTTAAAAGACACAAGTAGCTACTTTTATCCATTTGATCATGTATCCTTTCAAGTTTAACAGTCGATTCACTGATACAAGACATAACACCCGTAGCTGCACAAGCAGAAACAAACGTTTATTACAATCGAACTACCACACAACTACTCGAAAGGAAACAGAGACCAAACATCTTAATCAAGACTTGACAATGTAGTTTTGGCGGCTGATAGGGTTCATGACCACTGGGGGACCAGCAGTGCGAGGCCATGCCTGGAATTTTTTGTCAGTCTCTTTCCACCATTCATTGTTTGCAACAGTGTGTGGAGTAGTACCTGTATGAAACGACATGAGTGCCTGTAAGCACAaccaatttgaaaattgaagtaAACCAATAAATAATTTGTACTTGCCTCCAAACACCTTCTTGTCTGCAATAACAACATCACAAACATATGCAACTGCAAATGATGCCAACACTGAACCAACAATGTACTTTGTTGCCATTCTTGAACTCCAACAGCTAAAAGATTATCTAAAACACAGTGAGACAGTAATTTGAGTGCTTTAAGAATAGAAAGGCCTTGGGCCCTTGAAACTCCACTTCAAAAGAACAACAAACTCATGGCGATATCCAGTTGATTTCAGTGCAGCAAAAGATGGTAATAAAATGCTGTCACTGCATTTgatttgaagaaattaaaaatttttaatatcGTAATATCAAGATCTACAAGGATGATTCTTTACACACTATCATTAGCTCTATAATGTAGTGACGCATTGATGTTACAGGTTACGGAaattggaatgaacacatgaATCATTTTGAGAACTTTAGTTTCTAGCACATGATATACCATATGGACAGACAACTAAAGAGTTATATGTTAGAACAATGTTTGGTTCAAGAAAAGAGAGGCGAATGGTAGTGTGGGTGGTAAAACTGTTGATTTATTTCTCTGAAAAGGTATTCACACTTCCCGTCATGTTGTTTGGTACATCTGACAGGAAAGTAAGAGATCATTATATCCTTCTTTCCCCCTAAGTTAAAGAAGGTGTTGTGTAACCCTGGTATCTTACCTAACCAAATAAAGGGAAATAGCCATTGTTCCCAGACCCCTACTTTTCCAACCCAACAAACAAAATGTAAGTCAGCAACTAATATGAGAACAAAGTATGATGATAATTCAAAACCTATGTTGctcagatttttaaaaaatgtcgaCAGGTGTGTATGTGATTCTCCAAAAGTAATGTGAGTATGTGATAGAGGTGCGATATCAAAAGTGATGAGTCTGTGCAACTTagttcaaaacacttaaactcgtGCACATTCACAACTTACTTGTAGTTGACCCTAGGagaaaaatttaatcaaaaacaCAAGAACCtaataagaaaataacttcACAACAAGATCAACACATTCACATTCTTTTGCCATTTCTACTAACATGCCTTAAGAACACCGGGAGTTCATTGCTTATCATAAAGAATTCACCTAATATTATCACCTGAACAGTCtcattttttatccaaaaaaaaaaaaacttatctttttcctcttttttagtTCAAAGGCCTTAGTTCAAGTccaacaaaatcaaatatttactCAATGAAGAAAAATTCTTTGTAGATCCATATTCCCAATATCTATCAAGCTTCTGTAAGcaagtttaatttttgaaaatacttccaaaaaaaaaaatagaagctAAAATGAACTTTAGCCAATTCAACATACAACAAATGAAGATCCTTAGGAATTAATTTCAAGAAGCTTTAGCAATTTCATACCAACATTTTACTCATCGAAGAAATAATCAATAGCACAAATCctctaaaaaaatagaaaattcacTTACAGAAATTAAAGAGGAATTAGGAGCTTACCAGGATGAGCTTGGGGTGGGAGAATTGATAATGAGTGTTCTTTCCCAAATGTTCTGGAAAAAAGAAGTGGATAGTGTTAAatacgacgtcgttcgactggaCTCTAGTAAGTCttcttttaagttaaaaaaacatataattttttcggATATGTTATTCTATTATTTCACAATTTTAAAATCACATACTCACGTTTTTTAATATCCTAATAAAATGAACATATCATTTAAGCTTGTGTTTGTGTAGAGTGTTATAGTAGAGAAGATGTAAACATTTGATTGTAAAGTTAAATATGTATCcacaaataaaaagttaaagtaTGTATCTACGGTTAAATCATATTATAAAGGTGTTTATGACTCATTTGATAGGAGGAATAAGGAATAACTaatctcaaaattaattttagaatgAATTTATACCATATTTGTTGtgataaaatcatgaaatagCTTATCCCCAATTATTTATCTCGAGATTGTAGTGCTATTTTTATTCCACAAGTATGAAATAAcaatctcaaaataattaatccCGAGTACTTATTCCCAACCAAATCAGCTCTAGTGTAATTTATcttaagaaacataaaaaatttacgAGCTATTCCTTTTCAAGTGAACAATGATATGATACTCATAGATTTCtaaacacataacatcttgaACCCCATGAACACAAGAATTTCTTTTCTCACGCCTTATAACGAAAGGAGAAGGAAGGCCAATTCACCCCCACCGCACCACCAAAAGAAAAATGCAACAGTGAAATTCTCAAATGTACTGACTAAAAATAACAAGGCTTCAATTTCCTTCTTTACATTGACCTCCCTTATGCCTTTGAAGTTCCTTTATGTTCCCTTTCAACATGTTCTACAAGGGACACTGGATCGCGAAAGCCTTTACTACATCTTGGGCAGACATCGACTGTCAAGTTCATGACATCGTTTTTTTCATGGACTTTTTGTACGTGGCTCACGAGAGCTGTGACTGAAGAGAATCTAAGAGTGCATTGCGGGCATTGCTCAACTTGCCTGTTAGCACTCCCACTATGGTTTGTGGCATTGCTGCTTTGGCCCCTTCCGCTGCCTAATTTTGCCATTCCAGCTTCAGCTGCCTTGAAGAATGATGAGGCCCAACTAGAGGATGACGTGGCTGGAGCTTTATTAGGCTCGCCATTTCTACTGCCAGTGCGAAAGTTCATAAAGGAGAATGCTGCTTCTGGTTTCTTACGTCCAGGACATTTGTGATCAGGTCCAAAACGATGCTTCAAACAATGATCTACAGTACACTCCCGACATCTGATTGTGTTTGAGAAAGTCAAGAACTCTCTGCAGCCAGGTACGggacattttcttttctttgtggcTTTTTCGTAGTTTGATGGATCACAATCTGTGTTTACATGTGATTCCCAAGTTATATTTGGGTCTTCGTCAGGAATAAGGTGTACTCCTTTTGCACAGAGTGGGCAAACAACCACAGTAACATCATTATTGTTCGCTGTCGGACAGTGGTGTCTATTATAGCTCCGATGCTCTAGACAAAAGACCTGCCAAGTTTCATTACCCAAATTAAGCCCCTTTTAGATCTACTAGAGGGGTTTGGGGAGGGAATAGTGTAAACAGACCtaaccccccaccccaccccacccccttaGATCGTAGAGATAGAGAGGTCATTTCCGATAGATCCTCGACTAAAAGAAtggtaacaacaacaaaatagtgTGAAATGGAAAACAGTACACAAAACAGATTGGCACACTTTTGCAATGTCAAAATGCCATCATCATAAGGAAAAGTAAGTCCATTTTAAGTATGAACAACTTGCAAATAGTTTCAGAACAACTTTAACAGAGAagttatttttatactaaaataaaacagaaagaGACACAGACGGAAAGGCGCTTAAATTTTCTACGAAGATGAGAATTTAGCACAGAAAAAACTTGTCATAGCGCATTCAAAATGATAAAGATACAGTGGAGTTCTACCATTGCAACACATCTGTAATCAGAATCCCATTTATTTTTCACATCTTCAGCAGACAGCAAACTTACTTACTGAAAAAGCTATGAATAATTCAGAGGAACCTCAGTCGGATATAAAAAAACCAGATCATTGAaataataaaagcaaaaaaCAAGGGCATCTTACTCTCAAGATCTCAGCTAAAATAGATCAACAATGTAAATGTTCTACATCAACTTCGTAAGTGTAGCAGATATATCACCACTTCTTCGATGCTAGAGCCGAAGTAAGGAAAAGTTATGACACTCGAAATCACTTTCTCCCACTTGCTAAATCTTCAAATACATCATCAAGATCAAATTTTTATGTCCGCTAACCCCATGAAGAAAAAGGAACACACCagatcaaaaataagaaaaatcttCAAATGCAGTTTGACCAAAAAGACCTCAACTTTGATTAATGGATCAACTATGTTCCAATACCAAATAGCTGGAACCAgctatatgaatcctctaaACCCCTTCCACACTATTCACCCCTTTCCTTCTCAATAATCAATAATTTGTCTTTTTTAGACAAATTATAGATTCTTAAATCTCAGCGAAGCCCGGTATTTGAGTCCAAAGTGGAGAAGGGTAAAGGGCAGGCCCATTATCCACCGAGTTTAGAAGGCTGTGATTAGTCCAAAGGGTGGGTAACACGTGGATTTCTcggttatcaaaaaaaaaaattcacattgtCCCCTAAAGTGACTAACAAATCTACAGCCAAACTAGAAAGTCCAGCAAACACTGAATGCACCTAACGTGAGTATAACAAATTTACAACAACAACTAAAATTAATCCCAACTAACTGGTCCCGCCT
The sequence above is a segment of the Solanum lycopersicum chromosome 10, SLM_r2.1 genome. Coding sequences within it:
- the LOC101256930 gene encoding zinc finger AN1 and C2H2 domain-containing stress-associated protein 11 yields the protein MGTPEFPNLGKHCFVDDCRQIDFLPFTCDCCHQVFCLEHRSYNRHHCPTANNNDVTVVVCPLCAKGVHLIPDEDPNITWESHVNTDCDPSNYEKATKKRKCPVPGCREFLTFSNTIRCRECTVDHCLKHRFGPDHKCPGRKKPEAAFSFMNFRTGSRNGEPNKAPATSSSSWASSFFKAAEAGMAKLGSGRGQSSNATNHSGSANRQVEQCPQCTLRFSSVTALVSHVQKVHEKNDVMNLTVDVCPRCSKGFRDPVSLVEHVEREHKGTSKA